Proteins encoded within one genomic window of Candidatus Omnitrophota bacterium:
- a CDS encoding polysaccharide deacetylase family protein yields MELSSFSGKNRILFTSSWDDGSRFDLKLADLLARYGVKATFYISIANKESKDILSPEEIRHLDNTFEIGAHTYSHNVLTRIPLDKARQDIEKGKRLLEDLLGKRVGSFCFPRGKFNEALLKAVLESGFDFARTTGYMRTKEIADLDKGLLYTTLQVYDRPLRTCLLTSVERMDGESLANITKNAGGMTDFTRCASGLLRDLKNNGGSFHLWGHSWEIEKFGLWSKLEDFLKFVKSTDNIVYCTNSELWESINDRTIQG; encoded by the coding sequence TTGGAGCTATCAAGCTTTTCCGGCAAAAACAGAATACTGTTTACAAGCTCCTGGGATGACGGCAGCCGCTTTGACCTGAAATTGGCTGATCTGCTGGCGCGGTACGGAGTCAAGGCGACGTTCTACATCTCAATAGCGAACAAAGAGTCGAAAGACATCCTTTCTCCCGAAGAGATAAGGCATCTTGATAATACGTTCGAAATAGGGGCTCACACGTATTCTCACAATGTGCTTACGCGCATTCCTTTAGATAAAGCCAGGCAGGATATAGAAAAAGGCAAAAGATTGCTTGAGGATCTCCTGGGAAAGCGAGTGGGTTCTTTCTGTTTTCCAAGAGGTAAGTTTAATGAAGCTTTATTGAAGGCGGTCCTGGAGAGCGGTTTTGATTTTGCCAGGACAACCGGATACATGCGGACCAAGGAGATCGCAGACCTGGATAAAGGGCTGCTGTATACGACCCTTCAGGTTTACGACCGGCCTTTGCGCACATGCCTTTTGACCAGCGTTGAAAGGATGGACGGCGAAAGCCTCGCTAATATCACGAAGAATGCCGGAGGTATGACCGATTTTACAAGATGCGCCTCCGGCCTGCTGAGAGATTTAAAAAATAACGGCGGATCTTTCCATCTTTGGGGCCACTCATGGGAAATAGAAAAATTCGGTCTATGGAGCAAGCTGGAAGATTTTCTGAAATTTGTCAAATCGACGGATAATATTGTTTATTGCACCAATTCCGAATTATGGGAATCCATAAATGACCGGACGATCCAAGGTTAG